In Verrucomicrobiota bacterium, one genomic interval encodes:
- a CDS encoding DNA glycosylase: protein MLPNRHVKFPVADYDLAATLDSGQAFRWRLLEGAWEGVVGDRWVRLRQGPDSIEAETAEPVATWAWLTEYLQLDVHLSEVLETFPKDTPMQAAVRECRGLRLLRQEPWECLASFICSSTKQIVQIKQIVELLCQRYGATLHVPDGHAPVHAFPTPERLASLSEPELRACKMGFRAPYLLACARAVAGGRLNLQSLHTMDVQQARATVMTQPGVGPKIANCVLLFAFGFPTAFPVDVWIHKAIQQLYFPKRAPTRSRMDRFVHSHFGPQAGYAQQYLFHYMRKLG from the coding sequence ATGTTGCCGAACCGGCACGTCAAATTCCCGGTCGCCGATTATGATCTGGCGGCCACCTTGGATAGCGGGCAGGCATTTCGCTGGCGACTGCTGGAGGGGGCTTGGGAAGGGGTGGTTGGCGACCGCTGGGTGCGTTTGCGCCAGGGGCCGGATAGTATTGAGGCGGAAACGGCTGAACCGGTCGCCACGTGGGCTTGGCTGACTGAGTACCTGCAATTGGACGTCCACCTTTCGGAGGTTTTGGAAACATTTCCCAAAGATACACCCATGCAAGCGGCGGTAAGGGAGTGTCGTGGTCTTCGACTGCTTCGGCAGGAACCTTGGGAATGCCTCGCCTCTTTTATCTGTTCTTCGACCAAACAAATCGTCCAAATCAAGCAGATCGTGGAACTGCTTTGCCAACGGTATGGTGCCACGCTACATGTTCCCGACGGACATGCACCCGTCCATGCATTTCCCACCCCTGAGCGGCTGGCATCATTGAGCGAACCGGAATTGCGCGCCTGCAAGATGGGGTTTCGAGCGCCGTACCTGCTGGCCTGCGCCCGGGCGGTGGCCGGGGGGCGTTTGAATTTGCAATCGCTGCACACCATGGATGTGCAGCAAGCCCGTGCCACGGTGATGACTCAACCCGGGGTTGGCCCCAAGATCGCCAATTGTGTGCTGCTGTTTGCTTTTGGTTTTCCCACGGCCTTTCCGGTGGATGTCTGGATACACAAGGCCATCCAGCAACTTTATTTCCCAAAGCGCGCGCCCACGCGCTCGCGCATGGACCGGTTTGTTCACTCTCATTTTGGCCCCCAGGCTGGCTACGCCCAGCAATACCTTTTCCATTACATGAGAAAGCTTGGATAA
- the elbB gene encoding isoprenoid biosynthesis glyoxalase ElbB, with amino-acid sequence MKKVAVILSGCGVFDGAEIHESVLTLLALDRANAQVICAAPDIPQHHVINHFTQQPVPGETRNVLVESARIARGNIIPLSRLQVSEVDAVIIPGGFGAAKNLCNFALAGEKFVVQEQVAAVLQAAHKAGKPIGFACIAPAIAARLFGAEQVEFTIGTDEGTARALQTAGGKHVSCKVFNVVVDRRLKIVTTPAYMLAARITEAEAGINKLVQAVLELA; translated from the coding sequence ATGAAAAAAGTCGCCGTGATTCTTTCCGGTTGCGGGGTGTTCGATGGAGCCGAAATTCATGAATCGGTGCTCACGTTGCTCGCCTTGGATCGTGCCAATGCGCAAGTCATTTGTGCTGCTCCGGATATCCCCCAACATCATGTCATCAACCATTTCACCCAGCAGCCGGTGCCGGGGGAAACCCGCAATGTGCTGGTGGAATCCGCCCGCATCGCCCGTGGCAATATCATTCCGCTCAGTCGTCTCCAGGTGAGCGAGGTGGATGCCGTAATTATCCCTGGCGGATTTGGCGCGGCCAAGAATCTGTGCAATTTCGCGCTGGCCGGGGAAAAGTTTGTCGTTCAGGAGCAGGTAGCCGCCGTTTTGCAGGCGGCCCATAAAGCGGGCAAGCCCATCGGATTCGCCTGCATTGCCCCAGCCATCGCCGCGCGGCTGTTTGGCGCTGAACAAGTTGAATTCACCATTGGTACCGATGAGGGGACTGCGCGGGCGTTGCAAACCGCTGGTGGGAAACATGTCTCCTGCAAGGTTTTTAATGTCGTGGTGGATCGCCGTCTCAAAATTGTGACCACCCCCGCGTACATGCTGGCTGCTCGCATTACCGAGGCGGAAGCCGGGATCAACAAGCTGGTGCAGGCCGTACTGGAGCTGGCGTAA
- a CDS encoding exopolysaccharide biosynthesis protein: protein MSEAPQPVPAPLAPPQPLSQRLEALLANHSGQANLTLNMLLQRTEGRGVFLLIILLCLPFVAPASVPGMSPPLGTAIAIMALGLIRRGQVRLPRRVGDRVLTERVRKVILNGGLKVLRILEKVVKPRKSEWLRWPAVHVLNVLLIVLAALLLALPLPPVPPLTNFFPSYTIIFLAASMMEEDGVMIWVGYVLSLWTTLYIGWCFTVYWSASHQVFHWLDTLLRKWGVL, encoded by the coding sequence GGCGCCGCAACCAGTTCCAGCACCGCTCGCGCCGCCGCAACCGCTTTCGCAGCGTTTGGAAGCACTGCTGGCCAATCACTCCGGGCAGGCGAACCTGACCTTGAACATGCTGCTGCAGCGGACGGAAGGGCGGGGTGTTTTCCTGCTCATCATTCTGCTGTGTCTGCCGTTTGTCGCCCCGGCCTCCGTGCCAGGCATGAGCCCGCCGCTGGGGACCGCCATTGCGATCATGGCCTTGGGCCTGATCCGGCGCGGCCAAGTGCGCTTGCCCCGGCGGGTGGGGGATCGGGTGCTGACCGAGCGCGTCCGCAAGGTCATCTTGAACGGGGGACTGAAAGTACTGCGCATCCTGGAAAAAGTGGTCAAACCGCGCAAATCCGAATGGCTGCGGTGGCCGGCGGTCCATGTGCTGAATGTTTTGCTGATTGTGTTGGCGGCTTTATTATTGGCGCTGCCGCTGCCGCCGGTTCCTCCATTAACCAACTTTTTTCCCAGCTACACCATTATTTTTCTGGCCGCCAGCATGATGGAGGAGGATGGGGTGATGATCTGGGTGGGCTATGTGCTTTCCTTGTGGACCACCCTCTACATCGGTTGGTGTTTTACCGTGTATTGGAGTGCCTCGCATCAAGTCTTCCACTGGTTGGATACGCTCTTGCGAAAGTGGGGCGTGCTATGA
- a CDS encoding 2-phosphosulfolactate phosphatase, producing MATDITVLFTPADFEELRKRDLSQTGCVVFDVLRATTSMLTALANGAQAVAPVAEISEALALKAKIPDLLLAGERNGVRIRKAQTGSVDFDFGNSPREFTPDRVAGKTIATTTTNGTRALRACARAQWTLVGGFVNLSAVAEHVVRLAPGELVVVCSGTFEQAALEDVLAAGALLEALEGRLAVGQNSDTALMAQQLYQMHRADLMAAMRLARNGRKLLSIPDLCDDVRVCVQRDTVPFAARLEVDGLVRKV from the coding sequence ATGGCAACTGACATCACGGTATTATTTACGCCGGCGGATTTTGAAGAACTGCGCAAACGGGACCTCAGCCAGACCGGCTGTGTGGTTTTTGATGTATTGCGCGCCACCACGTCTATGTTGACGGCGCTGGCCAACGGCGCACAGGCGGTCGCGCCCGTGGCGGAAATTTCCGAGGCACTGGCATTGAAGGCCAAAATTCCGGACCTATTGCTGGCGGGCGAACGCAATGGCGTGCGCATCCGCAAAGCGCAGACGGGCAGCGTGGATTTCGACTTCGGCAATTCGCCGCGTGAATTTACGCCCGACCGGGTCGCTGGCAAAACCATCGCCACAACGACCACCAACGGCACGCGCGCGTTGCGTGCCTGCGCCAGAGCCCAATGGACCTTGGTCGGCGGGTTTGTGAATCTTTCCGCCGTGGCGGAACACGTGGTGCGGCTGGCACCTGGGGAGTTGGTGGTGGTCTGCAGCGGCACTTTTGAGCAGGCGGCATTGGAAGACGTGCTGGCTGCCGGGGCGTTGCTGGAGGCGCTGGAAGGCCGGCTTGCCGTTGGGCAAAATTCCGATACGGCGCTGATGGCCCAGCAACTCTATCAAATGCACCGGGCGGATCTGATGGCCGCCATGCGCCTGGCCCGCAATGGGCGGAAGCTGCTTTCCATCCCGGACCTCTGCGACGATGTGCGGGTCTGTGTGCAGCGTGATACCGTGCCGTTTGCGGCGCGCTTGGAAGTGGACGGATTGGTGCGAAAGGTCTGA
- the recJ gene encoding single-stranded-DNA-specific exonuclease RecJ, with amino-acid sequence MKYRWSIAQAQPLLADSLAKQLACSPLLAQCLINRNLSDPGNARQFISPRLKSLADPFLLPNMDLAVERLLRARAEQTPLVIFGDYDVDGVTSTALLYEFLTGQGWQAHHYLPHRMDEGYGLSRDGVENCLRKYPVNLLLAVDCGSTTVATIAWLREQGVDVIVLDHHQVSNPAPVATALVNPQLLLERGVKYGQEDFTELCSAGLAFKLVHALVKRGREQGLPGFAAYDLRPLLDLVALGTIADIVPLTGENRILTTVGLERLNSTRRPGLQMLKEVSQTTKFVGVHEVGFQLAPRLNAAGRMETANAALELLLAKDVTTAMPLAQALDVTNRERQETGNTTVEQILADLRPRFDASRDWVIVEGQPAWHLGVVGIVASRVLHEFYRPTIILGGDGDHWRGSGRSIEGFDLAAALRECDDLLVKHGGHAMAAGVSIRPENLPALRARLNELVQKALPLEQFQPALRLDAEVALGDLTLERIKELEQLRPFGQQNPSPQLFARRLNSTRAPLRMGANKQHVKLWVTDTSCRIVEAVWWGAGEAIWPTGNFDLAFAPQVNSYNGATTVQLKVLDWRPAE; translated from the coding sequence ATGAAATATCGTTGGTCCATCGCCCAAGCGCAACCGTTGCTCGCGGATTCACTCGCCAAGCAGCTCGCCTGCTCGCCACTGCTTGCCCAATGCCTGATTAATCGGAATTTGAGTGATCCCGGGAACGCCCGCCAGTTCATCTCGCCCCGCTTGAAATCGCTGGCAGATCCATTTCTGTTGCCCAATATGGATTTGGCGGTGGAACGTTTATTGCGCGCCCGCGCAGAACAAACGCCGCTGGTGATTTTCGGCGATTACGATGTGGATGGCGTCACCTCCACCGCGTTGTTATACGAATTTCTAACCGGCCAGGGATGGCAGGCGCACCACTATTTGCCGCATCGCATGGACGAGGGCTACGGGCTGAGCCGGGACGGGGTGGAAAATTGCCTGCGTAAATATCCCGTCAACCTGCTGCTGGCGGTGGATTGCGGTTCCACCACGGTGGCCACCATTGCCTGGCTGCGCGAGCAGGGAGTGGATGTGATTGTGCTGGATCATCACCAGGTGTCGAATCCGGCACCGGTCGCCACGGCGCTGGTAAACCCGCAGTTATTACTCGAACGTGGCGTCAAATATGGCCAGGAGGATTTCACGGAACTCTGTTCCGCTGGTCTCGCCTTCAAATTGGTGCATGCCTTGGTCAAACGCGGACGGGAACAGGGGCTGCCCGGTTTTGCGGCGTATGATCTGCGGCCTTTGCTGGACCTGGTTGCGCTCGGTACCATTGCGGATATTGTGCCGCTGACGGGTGAGAACCGCATTCTGACCACGGTCGGCCTGGAACGATTGAATTCCACGCGTCGTCCTGGCTTGCAGATGTTGAAAGAGGTAAGCCAGACGACGAAATTTGTCGGGGTGCATGAAGTGGGGTTTCAACTTGCGCCGCGCCTCAATGCGGCGGGACGGATGGAAACCGCCAATGCGGCGTTGGAGTTATTGCTGGCCAAAGATGTGACGACCGCCATGCCTTTGGCACAGGCATTGGATGTCACCAACCGCGAGCGCCAGGAAACCGGGAATACCACCGTTGAACAAATTCTGGCTGACTTGCGACCGCGGTTTGATGCCAGCCGGGATTGGGTCATCGTCGAGGGGCAGCCTGCCTGGCATCTTGGGGTGGTGGGCATTGTGGCCTCGCGGGTGCTGCATGAATTTTATCGTCCCACCATTATTCTCGGGGGCGATGGCGACCATTGGCGCGGGTCTGGTCGCAGTATTGAAGGATTTGACCTGGCTGCGGCGTTGCGTGAGTGCGATGATTTGCTGGTGAAACATGGCGGCCATGCCATGGCGGCGGGTGTCTCCATCCGTCCGGAAAACCTGCCCGCCTTGCGCGCGCGCCTGAATGAATTGGTGCAAAAGGCGCTGCCCCTGGAGCAATTCCAACCCGCCTTGCGGTTGGATGCGGAAGTGGCGCTGGGTGATTTGACGTTGGAACGCATCAAAGAACTGGAACAACTGCGTCCCTTCGGACAGCAAAACCCGTCCCCCCAATTGTTCGCCCGGCGGTTGAACAGCACGCGCGCACCGTTGCGCATGGGTGCCAATAAGCAGCATGTGAAACTGTGGGTGACGGATACGAGTTGCCGCATTGTGGAAGCGGTCTGGTGGGGGGCGGGCGAGGCGATCTGGCCGACCGGTAATTTCGATCTGGCGTTTGCGCCCCAGGTAAATTCATACAACGGGGCCACCACCGTACAGTTAAAGGTGCTGGATTGGCGTCCGGCGGAGTAG